In Alkalihalobacterium alkalinitrilicum, a genomic segment contains:
- a CDS encoding M23 family metallopeptidase has protein sequence MLKKLAIIFAVIPFLFATFQPDIVFGEQKTESVYERRMNLFKKVEALTNIPWNYLAAVDTYERGLRKARRDRAEEIGAIGIYFSPEQWVGPLNPNPEDTDPLSISMFGGIGLDGNGDGIADREDDEDILYTMARHLETYGFDFDDFRTALWEHYHRDQTVNIISGHAKIYEKFGTLELIKNAFPMPINHNYSYRSTWGDRRGWGGRRIHEGTDIFANYNVPVRSTTYGIVELKGWNRYGGWRIGIRDLNNIYHYYAHLSGFEKGIDPGTIVEPGQVIGYVGSSGYGKPGTQGKFPPHLHYGMYRDNGITEWSFDPYPSLRSWEKKERAARRKR, from the coding sequence ATGCTAAAAAAACTCGCAATTATTTTTGCCGTTATTCCTTTTCTGTTTGCTACATTTCAACCTGACATCGTATTTGGGGAACAGAAAACCGAATCAGTATATGAAAGACGCATGAACTTATTCAAAAAGGTTGAAGCTCTAACCAACATTCCTTGGAACTATTTAGCGGCTGTTGACACTTATGAACGAGGATTACGAAAAGCGAGACGTGATCGCGCTGAAGAAATAGGTGCAATTGGTATATACTTTTCACCTGAGCAATGGGTTGGACCATTAAACCCTAACCCAGAAGATACTGACCCATTATCAATTAGTATGTTTGGAGGTATCGGGCTTGACGGTAATGGTGACGGTATAGCAGACAGAGAAGACGATGAAGATATTCTCTATACAATGGCAAGACATTTAGAAACGTATGGATTTGATTTTGATGACTTCAGAACAGCGCTGTGGGAGCATTATCATCGTGATCAAACGGTGAATATTATCTCAGGGCATGCAAAAATTTATGAAAAGTTTGGGACACTCGAGCTAATAAAAAATGCATTCCCAATGCCAATCAATCATAACTACAGTTACCGAAGCACTTGGGGAGATCGTCGCGGCTGGGGTGGACGCAGAATTCATGAAGGTACGGATATCTTTGCGAACTATAACGTACCAGTTCGCTCCACCACTTATGGAATCGTAGAATTAAAAGGCTGGAATAGGTACGGTGGTTGGCGAATTGGGATTCGCGACTTAAATAATATATATCATTATTACGCTCATTTAAGTGGCTTTGAAAAAGGCATCGACCCTGGTACCATTGTCGAGCCTGGTCAAGTCATCGGGTATGTAGGAAGTTCGGGTTACGGTAAACCTGGAACGCAAGGGAAATTCCCTCCACACCTTCATTATGGAATGTATCGAGATAACGGTATTACCGAATGGTCATTTGATCCGTATCCTTCCCTTCGTTCGTGGGAAAAGAAAGAACGGGCCGCCAGACGGAAAAGGTAA
- the lipA gene encoding lipoyl synthase, translated as MVGVNDTMAKKEEHIRKPDWLKIKLNTNETYTGLKKMMRENNLHTVCEEARCPNIHECWAERKTATFMILGDVCTRACRFCAVKTGLPTELDWQEPERVADSVQLMGLKHAVITAVARDDLKDGGAAVFAETVRAVRRKNPFTTIEVLPSDMMGVYENVKTLMDARPNILNHNIETVKRLTPRVRARATYERSLEFLKRAKELHPDIPTKSSLMIGLGETKEEIIETMDDLRANNVNIMTIGQYLQPTKKHLKVVKYYHPNEFEEMREIAMSKGFNHCEAGPLVRSSYHADEQVNEAQVHQEASKVIEKEANS; from the coding sequence ATGGTTGGAGTGAACGATACCATGGCAAAAAAAGAAGAACATATTCGTAAACCCGATTGGTTGAAAATAAAGTTAAATACAAATGAAACATACACAGGCTTGAAAAAAATGATGCGTGAAAATAATTTACATACCGTTTGTGAAGAAGCTCGCTGTCCGAACATTCATGAATGTTGGGCAGAGCGTAAAACGGCGACATTTATGATTTTAGGTGATGTATGTACCCGAGCATGTCGTTTCTGTGCTGTAAAAACAGGGCTTCCAACAGAATTAGATTGGCAAGAACCTGAACGTGTAGCTGATTCTGTTCAATTGATGGGCTTAAAGCATGCTGTTATCACAGCTGTTGCGCGCGACGATTTAAAGGATGGTGGTGCTGCTGTCTTTGCTGAAACCGTTCGAGCAGTTCGTCGAAAAAACCCATTTACGACAATTGAAGTTCTTCCTTCAGACATGATGGGAGTGTATGAAAACGTCAAAACGTTAATGGATGCAAGACCGAACATATTAAACCATAATATTGAGACGGTGAAGCGCTTGACGCCAAGAGTGCGTGCTCGGGCAACGTATGAACGATCACTAGAATTTCTTAAAAGGGCTAAAGAATTACATCCCGATATTCCAACTAAATCGAGTTTGATGATCGGACTTGGCGAAACAAAGGAAGAAATTATTGAAACGATGGATGACCTACGAGCTAACAATGTAAATATCATGACAATTGGTCAATATTTACAGCCAACGAAAAAGCATCTTAAGGTAGTAAAATATTACCATCCAAATGAGTTTGAAGAAATGCGTGAAATTGCCATGTCGAAAGGCTTTAATCATTGTGAAGCAGGTCCTCTCGTCAGGTCCTCGTATCATGCAGACGAACAAGTCAATGAAGCACAAGTTCATCAAGAAGCTTCAAAAGTGATTGAAAAAGAGGCAAACTCGTAA